One Candidatus Hydrogenedentota bacterium genomic window carries:
- a CDS encoding c-type cytochrome, which translates to MRLFLGLCVAALCAPLGAAATAPQWIWLNEEKDGQQAFFRFEFTLEAAATEAIFAGACDNELTVFVNGDRVMKHGDWGFVAVAPVRANLQPGRNVIAIEARNQEGAAGLFGRLTVTARDGKQSVFVTDGAWKASPQAAEGWTAPDFDASGWAAARVLGPVGDASVPWSDKVTLATVAQAEATDLDPTPVAEAVADLNLLPGFKAERLYTVPKGVQGSWVAVANAPDGGLYVSDQDDAGLFHVKPAALGQADAKTVVTPLSAAISSAQGLLWAHGGLYVHVNSGGKSGLYKLTDTDGDGDLETVTKLSDIPGGGEHGPHAIIPAEDGDNLYIAAGNHTDLPALSGSRVPTNWSEDHLLPRQWDARGHAKGRMAPGGWVAKVTPDGKQWELYSIGYRNEYDIALNTEGEMFTFDADMEWDMGTPWYRPTRVNHVVSGSEFGWRSGTGKWPAYYEDSLPAVVDIGPGSPTGVVFGTGAKFPAKYQHALYILDWTFGTIYAVHLKPEGASYTGVKEEFISGSPLAVTDAVIGADGAFYFAVGGRGTQSALYRVYYAGDEATAPAVRKDPPAAVEARKIRRSLEAFHGHADPAAADALWPYLGSSDRFLRYTARVALEWQPVDQWKDRALKENNPQAAASAFIALARQGDAALQPALLDSMARFNLTAMPESAALGMLRAYGLSFLRQGRPDQPAIGRVISQLDFMLPSKSDNLNAELLQVLVYLDAPGIIDKGLALMAEARPEAIPNWAELLKRNQGYGGTILAMLDNHPPARKINYAFMLRNVRYGWTMPQREQYFQFIIDAAKYPGGASYSGFLANIRDEALENCSEAEKVALAPITGQSLEALPAFEIKELKGTDTPWTLETALAAVRAKGLRQRNFENGRNAYYASGCAQCHRFDGAGGAVGPDLSSVANKFSVEDILEAIIEPSKVISDQYSSSIIRLNNFTEYEGIVINHSGAEEEGRMTIYPKALNADPIEVKTADVESIEPSRLSQMPQGLLDFMSEDEMLDLLGYLQSKGNPEASVFE; encoded by the coding sequence ATGAGACTGTTTCTAGGGTTATGTGTGGCGGCGCTGTGCGCGCCGCTCGGTGCGGCGGCGACCGCGCCGCAATGGATCTGGCTGAACGAGGAAAAGGACGGCCAGCAGGCCTTCTTCCGCTTCGAGTTCACGCTGGAAGCGGCGGCGACCGAGGCGATCTTCGCGGGCGCGTGCGACAACGAGCTCACGGTGTTTGTGAACGGCGATCGCGTGATGAAACACGGCGACTGGGGCTTCGTGGCGGTGGCGCCGGTGCGGGCCAACCTCCAGCCGGGCCGCAATGTAATCGCGATTGAGGCGCGCAACCAGGAAGGCGCGGCGGGGCTCTTCGGCCGCCTCACGGTCACCGCGCGCGACGGCAAGCAGTCGGTCTTCGTGACGGACGGCGCCTGGAAGGCCTCCCCGCAGGCCGCGGAAGGCTGGACGGCGCCGGACTTCGACGCCTCCGGCTGGGCGGCGGCCCGCGTGCTCGGCCCGGTGGGCGACGCGTCGGTCCCGTGGTCGGACAAGGTGACGCTGGCGACCGTGGCGCAGGCGGAGGCGACGGATCTGGACCCGACGCCCGTGGCGGAGGCCGTGGCGGATCTGAACCTGCTCCCGGGCTTCAAGGCGGAGCGCCTCTACACCGTGCCGAAGGGCGTCCAGGGCTCGTGGGTCGCGGTGGCCAACGCGCCGGACGGCGGGCTCTACGTTTCCGACCAGGATGACGCGGGCCTCTTCCACGTGAAGCCGGCGGCCCTGGGCCAGGCGGACGCGAAGACGGTCGTCACGCCGTTGTCGGCGGCGATCTCCTCGGCGCAGGGGCTGCTGTGGGCCCACGGCGGGCTCTATGTGCACGTGAACAGCGGCGGCAAGAGCGGCCTATACAAGCTCACCGATACGGACGGCGACGGCGACCTGGAAACGGTGACCAAGCTGAGCGATATCCCCGGCGGCGGCGAGCATGGCCCGCACGCGATCATCCCGGCGGAAGACGGCGACAACCTCTACATCGCGGCCGGCAACCACACGGACCTGCCCGCGCTCAGCGGCAGCCGCGTGCCCACGAACTGGAGCGAGGATCACCTGCTCCCGCGCCAGTGGGACGCGCGCGGCCACGCCAAGGGTCGTATGGCCCCCGGCGGCTGGGTGGCGAAGGTCACGCCGGACGGGAAGCAGTGGGAGCTGTACAGCATCGGTTACCGCAATGAGTATGACATCGCCTTAAACACCGAGGGCGAGATGTTCACCTTCGACGCCGATATGGAATGGGACATGGGCACGCCGTGGTACCGCCCGACCCGCGTGAACCACGTGGTGAGCGGCAGCGAATTCGGCTGGCGCAGCGGCACGGGCAAATGGCCCGCCTACTACGAGGACAGCCTCCCCGCCGTCGTGGACATCGGCCCCGGATCGCCGACCGGCGTCGTCTTCGGGACGGGCGCGAAGTTCCCGGCGAAATACCAGCACGCGCTCTATATCCTCGACTGGACCTTCGGCACCATCTACGCCGTGCACCTCAAGCCCGAGGGCGCGAGCTACACCGGCGTGAAGGAAGAGTTCATCTCCGGTTCCCCGCTCGCCGTCACCGACGCGGTCATCGGCGCGGACGGAGCCTTCTACTTCGCCGTGGGCGGGCGCGGCACGCAGTCGGCCCTGTACCGCGTGTACTACGCGGGCGACGAAGCGACGGCCCCGGCCGTTCGGAAGGATCCGCCGGCGGCGGTTGAAGCGCGCAAGATCCGGCGCAGCCTCGAAGCCTTCCACGGCCACGCCGACCCCGCCGCCGCCGACGCGCTCTGGCCCTACCTCGGCAGCAGCGACCGCTTCCTGCGCTACACCGCGCGCGTGGCCCTGGAGTGGCAGCCGGTGGACCAGTGGAAGGACCGCGCGCTGAAGGAGAACAACCCGCAAGCCGCCGCGTCCGCGTTTATCGCGCTGGCGCGCCAGGGCGACGCCGCGCTCCAGCCCGCGCTGTTGGATTCGATGGCCCGCTTCAACCTGACGGCGATGCCTGAGAGCGCCGCGCTCGGCATGCTCCGCGCCTACGGCCTCTCCTTCCTGCGCCAGGGCCGCCCGGACCAGCCCGCGATTGGCCGGGTCATCTCGCAGCTCGACTTCATGCTGCCGTCGAAGAGCGACAACCTGAACGCCGAACTCCTCCAGGTGCTGGTGTACCTGGACGCGCCGGGTATCATCGACAAGGGCCTCGCGCTCATGGCCGAGGCGCGCCCGGAAGCCATCCCCAACTGGGCGGAGCTCCTCAAGCGCAACCAGGGCTACGGCGGCACCATCCTCGCCATGCTCGACAACCACCCGCCCGCGCGCAAGATCAACTACGCGTTCATGCTGCGCAACGTCCGCTACGGCTGGACCATGCCGCAGCGCGAGCAGTACTTCCAGTTCATCATCGACGCCGCGAAATACCCCGGCGGCGCCAGCTACAGCGGCTTCCTCGCCAATATCCGCGACGAGGCGCTGGAGAACTGCTCGGAAGCGGAGAAGGTCGCGCTCGCGCCGATCACCGGCCAGAGCCTGGAGGCGCTGCCGGCCTTTGAAATCAAGGAACTGAAGGGAACGGACACGCCCTGGACCCTGGAAACGGCCCTGGCCGCCGTCCGCGCGAAGGGCCTGCGCCAGCGCAACTTCGAGAATGGCCGCAACGCCTACTACGCCTCCGGCTGCGCCCAGTGCCACCGATTCGACGGCGCGGGCGGCGCCGTGGGCCCGGATCTCTCCAGCGTGGCGAACAAATTCTCCGTGGAAGACATCCTGGAGGCCATCATCGAGCCGAGCAAGGTCATTTCGGATCAGTACAGCTCCTCGATCATCCGGCTGAACAACTTCACGGAGTACGAGGGCATCGTGATCAACCACTCCGGCGCCGAGGAAGAAGGCCGCATGACCATCTACCCCAAAGCCCTGAACGCCGACCCGATCGAGGTGAAGACCGCCGATGTGGAATCCATCGAGCCGTCCCGCCTCTCCCAGATGCCCCAGGGCCTGCTGGACTTCATGAGCGAGGACGAAATGCTCGACCTGCTCGGTTATCTCCAATCCAAAGGCAACCCCGAAGCCAGCGTCTTCGAGTAA
- the ccsA gene encoding cytochrome c biogenesis protein CcsA yields MKYLHFTRSLMLMAAAAALVAVPAPAAEREPWSDEVIELFATLPVQDGGRIKPLDTFAQFTMLQLNGKRSFETPSGERLGPVPWLLDALFYPEIARDYKHFVVDDSEVVSAIGVEIHDKKRDRYAFSELEPGVEKLMSLAMEYNEIDSKKRDRIQQGVLNLANNVFVFQKKLRFLEFAEARYDVPGDDTLMGKAFPEEEGVPLSVALKRFTEVFNQLRAQRDAMDSAQLNREVAPLSRIMEEFDQTVMLAQGIPMFPPPQAEDKVWRTPADMAAGAVQEFDFNDEAAAMLSSLERLVSSRDDRAAFLAAVSDLHESVTRRAAERGEYNKIPLEVHYYKAKYIFYSQWLYVLSFLLVALSWLIPQSRWMPKVTAVGVAIPTILLIVGITLRCIIRDRPPITTLYETILFITACTVLVAMFLEWVNRQGISMAMGAFLGMAGMFLAYRYELKEGVDTMPSLVAVLDTNFWLATHVTIINVGYAAGMLSGALAHVYIFGKLFNFKKSDKEFYRTLTRMTYGVLCFGLVFSTVGTILGGIWANYSWGRFWGWDPKENGALMICLWSLVILHAKMGRHIKDLGIAQGSVILAMVVAFSWWGVNQLGVGLHSYGFTSGIMNALVVYWAIELITIAAGSWVWFREKDEAAARAATA; encoded by the coding sequence ATGAAATATCTCCACTTCACCCGGTCCCTGATGCTGATGGCGGCCGCCGCCGCGCTGGTCGCGGTTCCCGCGCCCGCCGCCGAACGCGAGCCCTGGAGCGACGAGGTCATCGAGCTTTTCGCCACGCTGCCCGTTCAGGATGGGGGGCGCATCAAGCCGCTGGATACCTTCGCGCAGTTCACGATGCTCCAGCTGAACGGCAAGCGCTCTTTCGAAACGCCCTCGGGCGAACGCCTGGGGCCGGTGCCCTGGCTGCTCGATGCGCTCTTCTACCCCGAGATCGCGCGCGACTACAAGCACTTCGTGGTGGACGACTCCGAGGTGGTGTCCGCGATTGGCGTGGAGATCCACGACAAGAAGCGCGACCGCTACGCCTTCAGCGAGCTGGAGCCCGGCGTGGAAAAGCTGATGAGCCTGGCGATGGAGTACAACGAGATCGACTCCAAGAAGCGCGACCGCATCCAGCAGGGCGTGCTTAATCTGGCGAACAATGTCTTCGTCTTCCAGAAGAAGCTGCGCTTCCTGGAGTTTGCCGAGGCGCGTTACGATGTTCCCGGGGACGACACGCTGATGGGTAAGGCCTTTCCCGAGGAGGAGGGCGTGCCGCTGAGCGTGGCGCTGAAGCGATTCACCGAGGTCTTCAACCAGCTCCGCGCGCAGCGCGACGCCATGGACTCCGCGCAGCTCAACCGCGAGGTGGCGCCGCTCAGCCGGATCATGGAGGAGTTCGACCAGACGGTCATGCTCGCGCAGGGAATCCCCATGTTCCCGCCGCCACAGGCGGAGGACAAGGTCTGGCGGACGCCGGCGGATATGGCGGCGGGCGCGGTGCAGGAGTTTGATTTCAACGACGAAGCCGCCGCGATGCTTTCGTCGCTGGAGAGGCTTGTCTCAAGCCGGGATGATCGGGCGGCGTTTCTGGCGGCGGTGTCGGATCTGCACGAATCGGTGACGCGGCGGGCCGCGGAGCGCGGCGAATACAACAAGATCCCGCTGGAAGTCCACTATTACAAGGCGAAGTATATCTTCTACAGCCAGTGGCTGTATGTGCTTTCGTTCCTGCTGGTGGCGCTGAGCTGGCTGATTCCGCAAAGCCGCTGGATGCCGAAGGTGACCGCCGTGGGCGTGGCGATCCCGACGATCCTGCTGATAGTCGGGATTACGTTGCGCTGCATCATCCGGGATCGCCCGCCGATCACGACGCTATACGAGACCATCCTGTTTATCACGGCCTGCACGGTGCTTGTGGCGATGTTCCTGGAGTGGGTGAACCGCCAGGGCATTTCGATGGCGATGGGCGCGTTTCTGGGCATGGCGGGGATGTTCCTGGCCTACCGCTATGAACTCAAGGAGGGCGTGGACACCATGCCGAGCCTGGTGGCCGTGCTCGACACGAACTTCTGGCTCGCCACCCACGTTACTATCATCAACGTGGGCTACGCGGCGGGCATGCTTTCCGGCGCGCTGGCGCACGTGTACATCTTCGGGAAGCTTTTCAACTTCAAGAAAAGCGACAAGGAGTTCTACCGGACCCTGACGCGCATGACGTATGGCGTGCTTTGCTTCGGGCTGGTTTTCTCCACGGTTGGCACGATTCTCGGCGGCATCTGGGCGAACTACAGCTGGGGCCGCTTCTGGGGCTGGGACCCGAAGGAGAACGGCGCGCTGATGATCTGCCTGTGGAGCCTGGTGATTCTCCACGCGAAGATGGGACGCCATATCAAGGACCTGGGGATCGCCCAGGGATCGGTCATCCTGGCGATGGTCGTCGCGTTTTCCTGGTGGGGCGTCAACCAGCTTGGCGTCGGCCTGCACAGCTACGGCTTTACCAGCGGCATCATGAACGCGCTGGTGGTCTATTGGGCCATCGAGCTCATTACGATTGCCGCCGGTTCGTGGGTCTGGTTCCGCGAGAAGGACGAAGCCGCTGCCCGGGCCGCGACGGCCTGA
- a CDS encoding 1-acyl-sn-glycerol-3-phosphate acyltransferase, producing the protein MKLIGCWFVTLGILARYALYRLGIGRRPSFTARWDRVEAVYRQITRMDPRIRVRHAERCPPRHPAVYAGNHTKLDDPFFVCYAVQESSGYTMHTRFVMRDDFFQGFPWSWLPFDMNEIAEMGGSYNISQKSPSLAQLKPLVDMLLAPDSFVIFPGGGRSTSGHWLEAHLGDEPGSIAFFLAQAQRRDPELAVPAVPVGRTYNPVKKVSAVIVGAARCLEPGARREGQRAFDEALFTDLGDLVEIHALHLLSGLFYLRARHGIAAPRSAAALASDCRAVLEAIPGRYIDPALPGELDRDVAAALRYLARHGMVRRESAGYRPEIGTILAARPHTTRFRIENPVQYHVNQIVHLADVCVALENAVLNRV; encoded by the coding sequence ATGAAATTGATCGGTTGCTGGTTCGTTACGCTTGGAATACTTGCGCGCTATGCGCTGTACCGCCTGGGGATCGGGCGGCGGCCTTCGTTTACGGCGCGGTGGGACCGGGTGGAGGCCGTGTACCGGCAGATCACGCGGATGGACCCGCGGATCCGGGTGCGGCATGCGGAGCGGTGCCCGCCGCGGCATCCGGCGGTGTATGCGGGGAACCACACGAAGCTGGACGACCCGTTTTTTGTGTGCTATGCGGTGCAGGAGTCGAGCGGCTACACGATGCACACGCGCTTCGTGATGCGGGACGATTTCTTCCAGGGTTTTCCGTGGTCGTGGCTGCCCTTCGACATGAACGAGATCGCGGAGATGGGGGGATCGTACAACATCTCGCAGAAGAGCCCGTCGCTGGCGCAGTTGAAGCCGCTGGTGGATATGCTGCTTGCGCCGGATTCGTTCGTGATTTTCCCCGGGGGCGGTCGCAGCACGAGCGGTCACTGGCTGGAGGCGCATCTGGGCGACGAGCCGGGTTCGATCGCGTTTTTCCTGGCGCAGGCGCAGCGTCGGGATCCGGAACTTGCGGTCCCGGCGGTCCCCGTGGGCCGGACCTACAACCCGGTGAAGAAGGTGAGCGCGGTGATTGTCGGCGCGGCGCGTTGCCTGGAGCCGGGCGCGCGGCGGGAGGGCCAGCGGGCGTTTGACGAGGCGCTTTTCACCGATTTGGGCGACCTGGTGGAGATCCACGCGCTCCACCTGCTGTCGGGCCTGTTCTACCTGCGCGCGCGCCACGGCATCGCGGCCCCGCGATCGGCGGCGGCGCTGGCGTCGGACTGCCGCGCGGTGCTGGAGGCTATTCCGGGACGCTATATCGATCCCGCGTTGCCGGGAGAACTGGATCGGGACGTGGCGGCGGCGCTGCGTTACCTGGCGCGTCACGGGATGGTCCGCCGTGAGTCGGCGGGGTACCGCCCGGAAATCGGGACTATTCTGGCGGCCCGCCCGCACACCACGCGCTTCCGCATCGAGAATCCGGTGCAGTATCACGTGAACCAGATCGTCCACCTGGCGGATGTGTGCGTTGCGCTGGAAAACGCGGTATTGAATCGCGTCTGA
- a CDS encoding cytochrome c biogenesis protein ResB has product MKKLFDFFASYGFAVVLLILLTILTLFGTLEQAHSSLFDVQNKYFNSFFLVHYLFGVIPVPLPGVYLLTALLLVNLTCGGIIRARKDWRRPGMLIAHFGIIYMIFSGFVTYHFSTSGQMTLFPEQRSNQYASYYDWEISIAELKDGLIGRQWIIQHGQFTDMEPSDTREFFHSDLPFTLLIEGFVSNCLPVPAAGDEGVDGVKLQAQPRAMAAEQNMAGAYAMVLDKENQEVQNGILFGFALSPWVVTVQGRDYAIDLRHQTWDLPFTIKLDEFIRELHPRTGMASNFESVVTMTEGQVDRKINIRMNEPLRHKGYTFFQASWGPQNARPGDPLFSTFAVVNNPADQWPLYSCIVIAVGLTIHFMQKLVSYLRAENRRRTA; this is encoded by the coding sequence TTGAAAAAGCTTTTTGATTTCTTCGCCTCGTACGGGTTCGCGGTGGTCCTGCTGATCCTGCTGACCATCCTCACGTTGTTCGGCACGCTGGAGCAGGCCCATTCAAGCCTCTTCGACGTACAGAACAAGTACTTCAACTCGTTCTTCCTCGTGCACTACCTGTTCGGGGTGATTCCCGTGCCGCTGCCCGGCGTGTACCTGCTGACGGCGCTGCTGCTGGTCAACCTGACCTGCGGCGGGATCATCCGGGCGCGCAAGGATTGGAGGCGGCCGGGGATGCTGATTGCGCACTTCGGGATCATCTACATGATCTTCTCCGGCTTCGTGACCTACCACTTCTCGACGTCCGGGCAGATGACGCTGTTTCCGGAGCAGCGGTCGAACCAGTATGCGAGCTACTACGACTGGGAAATCTCGATCGCGGAATTGAAGGACGGCCTGATCGGGCGCCAGTGGATCATCCAGCACGGCCAGTTTACGGACATGGAGCCCAGCGATACCCGCGAGTTCTTTCACAGCGACCTTCCGTTCACCCTGCTGATCGAGGGCTTCGTATCCAACTGCCTGCCCGTGCCGGCCGCCGGCGACGAGGGCGTGGACGGGGTCAAGCTGCAGGCGCAGCCGCGCGCCATGGCGGCGGAGCAGAACATGGCCGGCGCCTACGCCATGGTGCTCGACAAGGAAAACCAGGAGGTCCAGAACGGCATCCTCTTCGGGTTTGCGCTTTCGCCCTGGGTCGTCACGGTGCAGGGGCGGGACTACGCCATCGACCTGCGCCACCAGACCTGGGATCTTCCGTTCACCATCAAGCTCGATGAATTTATCCGGGAGCTGCACCCGCGCACGGGCATGGCGAGCAATTTCGAGAGCGTGGTCACGATGACCGAGGGGCAGGTTGATCGGAAGATTAATATCCGGATGAACGAGCCGCTTCGGCACAAGGGATACACCTTCTTCCAGGCGAGCTGGGGCCCGCAGAACGCGAGGCCGGGCGATCCGCTCTTCTCGACCTTTGCGGTGGTGAATAACCCGGCCGACCAGTGGCCGCTGTACTCGTGCATTGTCATCGCCGTTGGCCTGACAATCCACTTCATGCAGAAACTTGTTTCTTATCTTCGAGCCGAAAACCGGAGGCGCACGGCATGA
- a CDS encoding metallophosphoesterase family protein, with amino-acid sequence MPRLNDILRRSVLAALCMFLAGPAPAEFASVADAMDAVVTRMYATLSEAELTALDDAAVQDFITPEERAALATKHWYFDVDVPVVVSVLRETGQAAVPFWLAEAGFTKTDLVVTNVQNWQFEVWQKTFEAGRVGLGINGFDRHRPHYLVAVGPKDPGAKVNISNLHPAQYSIEVMQPGAKCYHDWSENVLKDVPESLRGQHLLTTIRGRARDAHLIGGFRQTPYPSSDAPDQIMLTWSADPKTTQTIQWRTGTGVSVGQVRWREKDGGASGIAPSSVIRMQDRMLANDRYIHRHTAEIHGLKPGTRYVYAVGSPAADRWSDEAEFVTAPAKAGPVTFLVTGDTHQKESWGALMDAALARHPASAFYVIAGDLVNTGQYHSDWDEFFHHGRNIFRTLPVVPTIGNHDAIDGLGPGVYLDLFALPGDGPETLKPEQAYAFEYGDLLMISLDCTAEIAVQNAWLEAVLQRSTATWKFATYHFPNYDPNYREDYQAITDNWGALFDRYHVDLVFQGHTHRYLRSKPIRGGEVVQDPADGTIYIVSIAIPNRERPAPEVDYIEKALSGIPLYQTVHIDGKKLTYEARDAEGAVHDALVIEKP; translated from the coding sequence ATGCCACGATTGAACGATATCCTTCGCCGAAGTGTCCTTGCCGCGCTTTGCATGTTTCTGGCCGGGCCCGCGCCCGCGGAATTCGCCTCCGTGGCGGACGCGATGGACGCGGTTGTCACGCGGATGTACGCCACACTGAGCGAGGCGGAGCTTACCGCGCTGGACGATGCGGCGGTGCAGGACTTCATCACGCCGGAAGAGCGCGCGGCCCTGGCCACGAAGCACTGGTACTTCGATGTGGACGTTCCGGTGGTCGTGTCCGTGCTCCGGGAAACGGGCCAGGCCGCCGTGCCGTTCTGGTTGGCCGAAGCGGGCTTCACGAAGACGGATCTCGTCGTGACGAACGTGCAGAACTGGCAGTTTGAGGTCTGGCAGAAGACCTTTGAGGCGGGGCGCGTCGGACTGGGGATCAATGGCTTCGACCGGCACCGCCCGCACTACCTTGTCGCGGTCGGCCCGAAGGATCCCGGGGCGAAGGTGAACATTTCCAACCTGCACCCGGCGCAATACTCGATCGAAGTCATGCAGCCGGGCGCGAAATGCTACCACGACTGGTCGGAGAACGTGCTGAAGGATGTGCCGGAATCGCTGCGCGGCCAGCATCTGCTCACGACGATTCGCGGTCGCGCGCGTGACGCCCACCTGATCGGTGGCTTCCGCCAGACGCCCTATCCCTCCTCGGACGCGCCCGACCAGATCATGCTTACGTGGAGCGCGGACCCGAAGACGACGCAGACGATTCAATGGCGCACGGGAACTGGGGTATCCGTGGGCCAGGTGCGCTGGCGCGAGAAAGACGGCGGCGCCAGCGGGATTGCGCCGTCGTCCGTGATCCGCATGCAGGACCGGATGCTCGCGAACGACCGCTACATCCACCGCCACACCGCCGAGATTCACGGGCTGAAGCCGGGCACGCGCTATGTCTACGCGGTCGGAAGCCCGGCGGCGGATCGCTGGAGCGACGAGGCCGAGTTTGTGACGGCGCCCGCGAAAGCCGGTCCGGTGACCTTCCTGGTGACCGGGGACACGCACCAGAAGGAATCGTGGGGCGCGCTTATGGACGCGGCGCTGGCGCGCCACCCGGCGTCCGCGTTCTACGTGATCGCGGGCGACCTGGTGAACACCGGGCAGTACCACAGCGACTGGGACGAGTTCTTCCACCACGGGCGGAACATCTTCCGGACGCTGCCGGTGGTTCCGACGATCGGCAACCACGACGCCATCGATGGGCTGGGGCCGGGCGTGTACCTCGACCTTTTCGCGTTGCCCGGAGACGGGCCCGAGACGCTCAAGCCGGAGCAGGCCTATGCCTTTGAGTACGGCGACCTGCTCATGATCAGCCTCGATTGCACGGCGGAGATCGCCGTGCAGAACGCCTGGCTGGAGGCGGTGCTGCAGCGCAGTACGGCCACGTGGAAATTCGCGACGTACCACTTCCCGAACTACGACCCGAACTACCGCGAGGATTACCAGGCCATCACCGACAACTGGGGCGCGCTTTTCGACCGCTACCATGTGGACCTGGTCTTTCAGGGGCACACCCACCGCTACCTTCGCTCCAAGCCGATCCGGGGCGGCGAAGTCGTGCAAGATCCGGCGGACGGGACCATTTACATCGTGAGTATCGCGATTCCCAACCGCGAGCGGCCCGCGCCGGAGGTGGACTACATCGAGAAGGCGCTGTCCGGCATCCCGCTTTATCAGACCGTTCACATCGACGGGAAGAAGCTGACCTACGAGGCGCGCGACGCGGAGGGCGCGGTACACGACGCGCTGGTGATCGAAAAGCCATAA
- a CDS encoding tannase/feruloyl esterase family alpha/beta hydrolase: MKHVVTLFIVLLPAASALAEAPVLKHAEIAALQLPDVRIESVAHVPPSAEGSGEAGHLKVDGIIGPAIRFEVLLPDDWNGRFAMGGGGGLVGSVQNGIRNSVHRGYATAGTDTGHQGRGTDGSWALDDLEALVNFGHVAIHRTAEVSKALIRAYYGRNPEKSYFVGCSRGGGQAMMASQRYPEDFDGIVAGAPAFHWTGFAALGIHIAQALYPDPENMTETVLSRDDLNHLYAEVMKQADAHDGLADGIIDDPIGAPFDLAKVPGLTAEQRAAIQAIYDGPHNADGPIYPGLPIGAEGGEGGWFEWQVGPIPDLVNLGFAFSTNIFKYFVFQDPDWDYSTYDFDRWKKDTRVAGSVLNSIDPDLDAFRDRGGKIILWHGWADAALPAQATIAYYEQVIARDPDAMDYARLFMIPGCYHCGGGPGVSRVDWLGEIVKWVEAGVAPDAIVAEKNAGDDQPAMARPLYPYPARAQYDGDGDPNDASNFVKYVPGE, encoded by the coding sequence GTGAAGCACGTGGTTACGTTGTTTATCGTATTACTGCCCGCCGCGTCCGCGCTGGCCGAGGCGCCGGTCCTGAAGCACGCCGAAATCGCGGCGCTGCAACTTCCCGATGTCCGCATCGAATCGGTCGCCCATGTGCCGCCCTCCGCCGAGGGAAGCGGCGAGGCCGGGCACTTGAAGGTCGACGGCATCATCGGCCCCGCGATCCGCTTCGAGGTGCTCTTGCCCGACGACTGGAACGGGCGCTTCGCGATGGGGGGCGGCGGCGGGCTGGTGGGTTCGGTGCAGAACGGCATTCGCAACTCCGTGCACCGGGGCTACGCCACCGCGGGTACGGACACCGGCCACCAGGGCCGCGGCACGGACGGCAGCTGGGCGCTGGATGACCTGGAGGCGCTCGTCAATTTCGGCCATGTGGCCATTCACCGCACGGCGGAGGTTTCCAAGGCGCTGATCCGCGCGTATTACGGGCGGAACCCGGAGAAGTCGTATTTCGTGGGCTGCTCGCGCGGCGGCGGCCAGGCGATGATGGCGTCCCAGCGCTACCCGGAGGATTTCGACGGCATTGTCGCGGGCGCGCCGGCCTTCCACTGGACCGGATTCGCCGCGCTGGGCATTCACATCGCGCAGGCGCTGTACCCGGACCCGGAGAACATGACGGAGACCGTGCTTTCGCGCGACGACCTCAACCACCTGTACGCCGAGGTGATGAAGCAGGCCGACGCGCACGACGGGCTGGCCGACGGGATCATTGACGATCCGATCGGCGCGCCGTTTGACCTGGCGAAGGTCCCCGGTCTGACGGCGGAGCAGCGCGCGGCGATCCAGGCGATTTACGATGGCCCGCACAATGCCGACGGGCCCATTTACCCGGGGCTGCCGATTGGCGCGGAAGGTGGCGAAGGCGGCTGGTTTGAATGGCAGGTGGGCCCGATCCCCGATCTGGTGAACCTGGGTTTCGCGTTCAGCACGAATATCTTCAAGTATTTCGTGTTCCAGGATCCGGACTGGGATTATTCCACCTACGATTTCGACCGGTGGAAGAAGGACACGCGCGTCGCCGGGTCGGTGCTCAATTCGATCGACCCGGACCTGGACGCGTTCAGGGATCGCGGCGGGAAGATCATTCTATGGCACGGCTGGGCGGATGCGGCTTTGCCGGCGCAGGCGACCATCGCCTATTACGAGCAGGTGATTGCGCGCGATCCCGATGCGATGGATTATGCGCGGCTGTTCATGATTCCCGGGTGCTACCATTGCGGCGGCGGCCCGGGCGTATCGCGGGTGGACTGGCTGGGCGAAATCGTGAAGTGGGTCGAAGCGGGCGTTGCGCCGGATGCCATCGTGGCGGAGAAGAACGCGGGCGACGATCAGCCCGCCATGGCGCGCCCATTGTATCCCTACCCCGCGCGGGCGCAGTATGATGGCGATGGCGATCCGAACGACGCCTCGAATTTTGTGAAATACGTTCCCGGGGAGTAG